Below is a genomic region from Streptomyces sp. RPA4-2.
CCGACGACCGATCCCGACCGTCTCCGCACGGCTCTGAGCGGCTGAAACGGCTGGTCCCCAACCGGCTCAAACGCGACCAGTGTTCGATTTGTTCAGCAATTCCTCCCAGAGTGATGAAACGTGCTCTTCACCGGAACAACCTGTGGGCTTCACAGATCACCCATAGTCTCTGCTCGGTGACGCGGCGGATGTGACACACCGTCGCGCCTGGGGGATTTGGGGATCTGGGGGGATCTGTTGCTCACGTCTGTCTTCATCGCTGCCGTTTCGCTGGCCCTTTTCTGGATGGCCGCCTTCACCCTGTGGTGGCAGATGCACGCGTGGCGTACGCCCGAAGTGCTGGCTTCCACCCGCTTCGGCAGACCGGACGGCGGTGACCGGCTCGCCTTCTCGCTGCTGCTGCCGGCCCGCCACGAACAGGCCGTGCTCGACCACACCGTCCAGCGGCTGCTGGAGTCGAGCCACACGGACTTCGAGATCATCGTCATCGTCGGACACGACGATCCGGAGACCACCGAGGTCGCCCGGCAGGCCGCGGCCCGCGACCCGCGGGTGCGGGTCGTCGTCGACCAGCACGAAAGGAAGAACAAGCCGAAGGCCATGAACACGGCGTTGCCGCACTGCCGCGGTGATGTCGTGGGGGTCTTCGACGCCGAGGACCAGGTGCATCCGGAGCTGCTCGCCCACGTCGACCACGCGTTCCGCACGACGGGTGCCGACGTCGTCCAGGGCGGGGTCCAGCTCATCAACTTCAACTCCAGCTGGTACAGCCTGCGCAACTGCCTGGAGTACTTCTTCTGGTTCCGCTCACGGCTCCATCTGCACGCGCAGAAAGGATTCATCCCGCTCGGCGGCAACACCGTGTTCGTCCGGACGGATGTGCTGCGGGAGGCCGACGGCTGGGATCCCGACTGCCTCGCCGAGGACTGCGACCTGGGGGTACGCCTGTCCAGCGTCGGCAAGAAGGTCGTCGTCGCCTACGACTCCGACATGGTCACCCGGGAGGAGACCCCCGGCAGTCTGATGTCGCTGCTCAAGCAGCGCACCCGCTGGAACCAGGGCTTCCTGCAGGTCTACCGCAAGAAGGACTGGCAGCAACTGCCGGGCTTCGGGCAGCGGTTGCTGGCCCGGTACACGCTCATGACGCCGTATCTGCAGGCGCTCTCCGGTGTGGTCATCCCGCTCAACGTGGCCGTCGCGCTCTTCCTCGACGTACCCGTGGGCATCGCCTTCATCACCTTCCTGCCGGCCGTGACCGCCCTGGTCACCTTCGTCTTCGAACTCGTCGGACTGCACGACTTCGGCAAGCAGTACGGACTCCGTGTCCGCTTCGTGCACTACCTCAAGCTCGTCGTCGGCGGCCCCTTTTATCAGGTGCTCCTCGCCGGTGCGGCCGTCCGGGCCGTGTGGCGTGAGCAAAGGGGCCGGAACGACTGGGAGTTGACCAGTCACGTCGGCGCGCACCTCACGGAGGCCGAAGTGGCCCGCTAGGGCCCGGAGCGACTCGCCCGGACCCGAAGCGACCCGCCGAGACCCGAAAGCACCTGTCAGGAACGGAAGTCACCTGCCAGGGCCCGAGCGATCCGCCAAGACCCGAAGCCACCCGCCAAGACCCGAAGCGACCCGCCGGGGATCCGTCCGGCGGACCGGCGTCGGTTCCGCATGCCCGTGGTTCCAGGGGTCCTGCTCGCGCACGTCCCCAACCTGTCGATATGACCCGAAAGTCCCGAGAGGACCTTCCGCGTGACCTCCACTCTTCCCGCGGCGACCACGTCCACGGCCCCCGCGCAGCGGCCCTCCACGCCCGAAACCGTCCCCGTCCCCCTCCGCCGCGGCGGCTGCGCACCTCGCGCGCCGACCTCGCCCTGTGCGGTGTACTGCTGCTGGCGGTCATCGTCGTGCAGGGCTGGAACATCACCGACTACCCGACCCTCAGCGACGACGAGGGCACCTATCTCGCCCAGGCCTGGGCGGTGCAGCAGGGCAAGGGCCTCGCCCACTACACGTACTGGTACGACCACCCGCCCCTCGGCTGGATACAGAT
It encodes:
- a CDS encoding glycosyltransferase, producing MLTSVFIAAVSLALFWMAAFTLWWQMHAWRTPEVLASTRFGRPDGGDRLAFSLLLPARHEQAVLDHTVQRLLESSHTDFEIIVIVGHDDPETTEVARQAAARDPRVRVVVDQHERKNKPKAMNTALPHCRGDVVGVFDAEDQVHPELLAHVDHAFRTTGADVVQGGVQLINFNSSWYSLRNCLEYFFWFRSRLHLHAQKGFIPLGGNTVFVRTDVLREADGWDPDCLAEDCDLGVRLSSVGKKVVVAYDSDMVTREETPGSLMSLLKQRTRWNQGFLQVYRKKDWQQLPGFGQRLLARYTLMTPYLQALSGVVIPLNVAVALFLDVPVGIAFITFLPAVTALVTFVFELVGLHDFGKQYGLRVRFVHYLKLVVGGPFYQVLLAGAAVRAVWREQRGRNDWELTSHVGAHLTEAEVAR